One window of Oncorhynchus masou masou isolate Uvic2021 chromosome 33, UVic_Omas_1.1, whole genome shotgun sequence genomic DNA carries:
- the si:ch211-180f4.1 gene encoding leucine-rich repeat neuronal protein 1, with the protein MGGSGICARLMIVFLMVISCQSSEASSPCPAQCVCETRPWYTPQSVYHQAKTVDCNELHLSGVPWNISGDTQVLLLQSNNISSVSVELQSLVNLTELDLSQNHFTQIQDIGLHNLTQLVTLYLEENQVKELQDFCLKDLDSLEELYINHNQISSIGPKAFSGLRNLLRLHLNSNKLVAIDSHWFESLPNLEILMIGENPILGLQDMNFHPLSKLHSLVLAGMGLREVPSGAFQGLEYLESLSFFDNKLTAVPKDALRVLPNLKFLDLNKNPIGRVQEGDFHDFPHLEELSLNNMEGLVAIERGAFSNLPEMAKLEIYNNPHLAYIDRAAFIDMGGLRTLLVHNNDISLLSHEVLSSFPSLDEVSLHSNPLRCDCLSNWGPVLGNQSTLKLLESQITLCASPPHLVGHALQEVVTTSWNVVSNTCLPHISLHTFPPLLNVTAGQPLTLDCWAVADPAPQFYWVTPTGDKVTSEAVSAVMVDGRSTKKHRLQEQGALEILQVEPADSGLYTCVAWNTEGADTRSVSVYVEKGDWHGGRLNVGGHTVNTIMALVVLAKIIHSQSVVLEWKLYPPHFHSHEASQPKWSSATMKIDNPQISYTAKVPVDVQEYNLTHLLPSTEYRVCLTMSATEQQTQHSCINVTTKEASFAVEMVAQPTNVALAAVMGSMFAICIMALLVFYMGRRMKQKSCHHSLKKYVQHATSIPLNELYPPLINLWENETEKEKEGPVDPQNSQIDTSKTYMW; encoded by the coding sequence ATGGGAGGATCTGGGATCTGTGCTCGGCTGATGATTGTCTTTCTAATGGTGATCTCATGTCAAAGTTCAGAAGCTAGTTCTCCCTGCCCAGCGCAGTGTGTATGTGAAACACGTCCATGGTACACACCTCAATCGGTATACCATCAGGCCAAGACGGTGGACTGCAATGAGCTCCATCTTAGTGGGGTCCCGTGGAATATTTCAGGTGACACTCAGGTGCTTCTCCTCCAgagtaacaacatctcctctgtGTCTGTGGAGCTCCAGAGTTTAGTCAACCTCACAGAGCTAGACCTCTCCCAAAACCACTTCACACAGATCCAAGACATTGGGCTGCACAACCTGACCCAGCTTGTCACTCTCTACCTTGAGGAAAACCAAGTAAAAGAACTGCAAGATTTCTGTCTGAAGGATCTTGACAGTTTGGAAGAGCTTTACATCAACCATAACCAAATCTCCTCCATTGGGCCTAAAGCCTTCTCTGGGCTCAGAAACCTCCTGAGGCTCCATCTCAACTCCAACAAGCTGGTGGCCATAGACAGCCACTGGTTTGAGTCTCTCCCTAACCTGGAGATTCTCATGATAGGGGAGAACCCCATCCTGGGGTTACAGGATATGAACTTCCACCCCTTGTCAAAGCTGCACAGTCTGGTGCTGGCTGGCATGGGCCTCAGGGAGGTCCCGTCAGGAGCTTTCCAGGGGTTGGAATACCTGGAGAGTCTGTCCTTCTTTGACAACAAGCTGACAGCAGTCCCCAAAGATGCCCTCCGGGTCCTACCAAATCTCAAGTTCTTAGACCTTAACAAGAATCCCATTGGCCGTGTTCAGGAGGGAGACTTCCATGATTTCCCCCATCTGGAGGAGCTGAGTCTGAATAACATGGAGGGCCTGGTTGCCATTGAGAGGGGGGCGTTCTCCAACCTCCCAGAGATGGCAAAACTGGAAATTTATAACAACCCCCATTTAGCTTATATTGATCGTGCTGCTTTCATTGACATGGGCGGCCTGCGCACTCTGTTAGTCCACAACAATGACATCAGCCTCTTGTCACATGAGGTTTTGTCCTCTTTCCCTAGCCTGGATGAAGTGAGTCTCCACAGTAACCCTCTCAGGTGTGACTGCCTCTCTAACTGGGGCCCAGTCCTGGGGAACCAGTCCACCCTCAAGTTGCTGGAGTCCCAAATCACCCTCTGTGCCTCCCCTCCCCATTTGGTTGGCCACGCCCTCCAGGAAGTGGTCACCACCAGCTGGAATGTTGTCAGCAACACCTGCCTCCCTCACATCTCCCTGCACACATTCCCCCCACTGCTCAATGTCACTGCTGGACAACCCCTGACTCTGGACTGTTGGGCTGTTGCTGACCCTGCACCTCAGTTCTACTGGGTGACGCCAACAGGAGACAAGGTGACCTCAGAGGCTGTCTCTGCAGTCATGGTGGACGGCAGGAGCACAAAGAAACACAGACTGCAGGAACAGGGGGCTCTGGAGATCCTCCAGGTTGAGCCAGCTGATTCTGGTCTGTACACGTGCGTGGCGTGGAACACAGAGGGGGCGGACACGCGTAGTGTGTCAGTGTACGTGGAGAAAGGAGACTGGCACGGTGGCAGGCTGAATGTCGGGGGGCACACAGTAAACACCATAATGGCCCTGGTGGTCCTGGCTAAGATCATCCACTCCCAGTCAGTGGTCCTGGAGTGGAAACTCTACCCTCCTCACTTCCACAGCCATGAGGCATCTCAGCCCAAGTGGTCCAGCGCCACCATGAAGATTGACAACCCTCAGATCAGCTATACAGCCAAGGTTCCGGTAGATGTGCAAGAATACAACCTGACTCACCTGTTGCCCTCGACAGAGTACAGAGTGTGTCTGACCATGTCAGCTACAGAACAGCAGACGCAACACTCCTGCATCAACGTCACCACCAAGGAGGCCAGTTTTGCTGTGGAGATGGTGGCACAGCCCACCAATGTGGCCCTTGCAGCTGTCATGGGCTCCATGTTTGCCATCTGCATCATGGCCCTGCTTGTGTTCTACATGGGCCGGCGTATGAAGCAGAAATCCTGCCATCACTCCCTGAAGAAATACGTGCAGCATGCCACCTCCATCCCCCTGAATGAGCTCTACCCTCCCCTGATCAACCTGTGGGAGAACGAGactgagaaggagaaagagggtcCAGTGGATCCCCAGAACTCTCAGATTGACACCTCAAAGACATACATGTGGTAA